A genomic window from Pseudonocardia broussonetiae includes:
- a CDS encoding GNAT family N-acetyltransferase: MLWRVHVELEDRPGRLGELATAVGEAGCNIISLHVVGEPADDGSVTDELLVKVPAGVDPAAMTAAVESAGIPCTLLVRADAQELADPATTALALARMVAADPGSAPRAVATMLRARLVDPAAPDTGGHSHSLRVGARQLRLGRAWPFTATEISRAAALLELAAQLALHAPAASERDERILLLRDGSEVRMRAATAADAPLVAALHARCSPATRRSRFLSPAPRLDAAELHRLLGDDDGEAVLAVTVDGGSAVGVATLNPDGPTAARFGVVVEDAWQGRGVGTALLRRTADAAAERGLTGLTGVARPDDLGVTRLLRRAGLRPSAEITGGEVRLRADLAAGSTLVG; this comes from the coding sequence ATGCTGTGGCGTGTGCACGTGGAGCTGGAGGACCGGCCCGGCCGGCTGGGCGAGCTCGCCACGGCGGTCGGCGAGGCCGGATGCAACATCATCTCGCTGCACGTCGTCGGAGAACCGGCCGACGACGGCTCCGTCACCGACGAGCTGCTGGTCAAGGTGCCCGCGGGCGTCGACCCGGCGGCGATGACGGCGGCGGTCGAGAGCGCGGGGATCCCCTGCACCCTGCTGGTGCGGGCCGACGCGCAGGAGCTCGCCGACCCGGCGACCACCGCGCTGGCCCTGGCCCGCATGGTCGCCGCGGACCCGGGCAGCGCCCCCCGGGCGGTCGCGACGATGCTGCGGGCCCGGCTGGTCGACCCCGCCGCGCCCGACACCGGCGGCCACTCGCACTCGCTGCGCGTCGGTGCCCGCCAGCTGCGCCTGGGCCGCGCGTGGCCGTTCACCGCCACCGAGATCTCCCGCGCCGCGGCGCTGCTGGAGCTCGCGGCGCAGCTCGCGCTGCACGCCCCGGCCGCCTCCGAGCGCGACGAGCGCATCCTGCTGCTGCGCGACGGCTCCGAGGTGCGGATGCGCGCCGCCACCGCGGCCGACGCCCCGCTGGTCGCGGCCCTGCACGCGCGCTGCTCCCCCGCCACCCGGCGCTCGCGCTTCCTGAGCCCCGCCCCGCGGCTCGACGCCGCCGAGCTGCACCGCCTGCTCGGCGACGACGACGGCGAGGCGGTCCTGGCCGTCACCGTCGACGGCGGCAGCGCGGTCGGCGTGGCCACCCTCAACCCGGACGGCCCGACGGCCGCGCGGTTCGGCGTCGTCGTCGAGGACGCCTGGCAGGGCCGCGGCGTCGGCACCGCGCTGCTGCGGCGCACCGCCGACGCGGCCGCCGAGCGGGGGCTCACCGGGCTGACGGGCGTCGCGCGCCCCGACGACCTCGGCGTCACCCGCCTGCTGCGGCGCGCCGGGCTGCGCCCGTCGGCCGAGATCACCGGCGGCGAGGTGCGGCTGCGCGCGGACCTCGCCGCCGGGAGCACCCTGGTCGGCTAG
- a CDS encoding glycoside hydrolase family 6 protein, which translates to MRSVPAARIGGLLAAAAVLAGCTAPAPAPAPPAPALGSSSESGYYVDPRTAAAAQVEQWRAEGRTEDADTIRRISEQPLPLWVSGDAAEVRAQTRDYVDRATAVGARPLLVAYNIPHRDCGSFSGGGAPDGDYYRGWISELAGAVEGSGATVVLEPDAVPHELSGCVDGELRDERYVLLGDAIDTLKGAGATVYIDAGNPGFITDVDALAGALDRSGVRRADGFALNVANFRTTEVNVEFGTALSERLDGARFVIDTSRNGAGPPPEGDIDGAPSFCNPPDRALGATPTTDTGYALVDALLWVKRPGESDGACRPGEPEAGQWFPEYGLGLAERAAG; encoded by the coding sequence GTGCGAAGCGTTCCGGCCGCCCGGATCGGCGGCCTGCTCGCCGCGGCGGCGGTGCTGGCGGGGTGCACCGCGCCCGCACCCGCGCCGGCGCCCCCGGCGCCCGCGCTCGGCTCGTCGTCGGAGTCGGGGTACTACGTCGACCCGCGCACGGCGGCCGCCGCCCAGGTGGAGCAGTGGAGGGCCGAGGGACGCACCGAGGACGCCGACACGATCCGCCGCATCAGCGAGCAGCCGCTGCCGCTGTGGGTGTCCGGCGACGCCGCGGAGGTCCGGGCGCAGACCCGCGACTACGTCGACCGCGCCACGGCGGTGGGCGCCCGCCCGCTGCTGGTGGCCTACAACATCCCGCACCGCGACTGCGGCAGCTTCTCCGGCGGCGGGGCGCCCGACGGCGACTACTACCGCGGCTGGATCTCCGAGCTGGCCGGTGCCGTCGAGGGCAGCGGCGCCACCGTCGTCCTGGAGCCGGACGCGGTGCCGCACGAGCTCTCGGGGTGCGTCGACGGCGAACTGCGCGACGAGCGCTACGTGCTGCTCGGCGACGCCATCGACACGCTCAAGGGGGCCGGCGCCACCGTCTACATCGACGCGGGCAACCCCGGCTTCATCACCGACGTCGACGCCCTCGCCGGCGCGCTCGACCGCTCGGGCGTGCGGCGGGCCGACGGCTTCGCGCTCAACGTCGCCAACTTCCGCACGACCGAGGTCAACGTCGAGTTCGGGACCGCGCTGTCGGAGCGCCTCGACGGGGCCCGGTTCGTCATCGACACCAGCCGCAACGGGGCCGGTCCGCCGCCCGAGGGCGACATCGACGGGGCTCCGAGCTTCTGCAACCCGCCCGACCGCGCGCTGGGGGCGACGCCCACCACCGACACCGGCTACGCCCTCGTCGACGCGCTGCTGTGGGTGAAGCGGCCCGGGGAGTCCGACGGCGCCTGCCGCCCGGGCGAGCCCGAGGCCGGGCAGTGGTTCCCGGAGTACGGGCTGGGGCTCGCGGAGCGGGCGGCCGGGTAG
- a CDS encoding galactose oxidase-like domain-containing protein, whose product MRRLLRSTLAAIKRRGRILTVVLVPAVLVAVNVPPAVAFVAEVRHQQLIDSPEYQAEFGRWDVVELPEDLQVNAIHAALLPTGKLLIIAGSGNDRAQFDAGTFRSLLYDPATGQARMVMTPADMFCAGHAFLSDGNLLVAGGTQRYELLEGAVTHAAGAMRVRNEFPDGGRDFPAGTEFVAPDGKSYRATSAFSLPPAAKVIARDGSATVTASETVVWVESIVEGAPGVTADPAQYAITGLSGPDAENYYGLAEAMDLDKQDYQGIADSFEFDPVTEEYVRVGDMKHKRWYPTLTPLSDGTVLSVSGLDGTGTILPGQNEVYDPATKEWTERPDLFRYFPTYPALFQTATPGELFFTGSSTGYGPAEEGRTPGFWNLDDNTFVPVPGLRDPDMMETSGSVWAGPVQDQRMLVVGGGGVGESPRSTARTDVIDLAAEAPAYTPGPDLPAPTRYPNVVTLPTDDILIAGGSRDYRGKGQSHNFVASLYTPSSNTLRPAAESSVGRDYHSAGLLLPNGQVIVLGGDALFSDPLNTRDADFEHRIEIFTPPYMFQGPRPEITDAAATVGLGQTLTVSTPDAARIDRARLVRPSAATHVTDLEQRTVALDVTDNPDGTLGLAVPAEPTLVPPGFYMLFLVDDAGVPSVARWVQVQ is encoded by the coding sequence GTGAGGCGCCTGCTGCGCAGCACCCTGGCCGCGATCAAGCGACGGGGGCGCATCCTCACGGTCGTGCTGGTGCCCGCGGTGCTGGTCGCGGTGAACGTGCCGCCCGCCGTGGCGTTCGTGGCCGAGGTGCGGCACCAGCAGCTCATCGACAGCCCGGAGTACCAGGCCGAGTTCGGCCGCTGGGACGTCGTCGAGCTGCCCGAGGACCTGCAGGTCAACGCGATCCACGCCGCGCTGCTGCCCACCGGCAAGCTGCTCATCATCGCCGGGTCGGGCAACGACCGCGCCCAGTTCGACGCGGGCACGTTCCGCAGCCTGCTCTACGACCCCGCCACCGGCCAGGCGCGCATGGTCATGACCCCCGCCGACATGTTCTGCGCCGGGCACGCGTTCCTCTCCGACGGCAACCTGCTCGTCGCCGGCGGCACCCAGCGCTACGAGCTGCTCGAGGGCGCCGTCACGCACGCCGCGGGAGCGATGCGCGTGCGCAACGAGTTCCCCGACGGCGGCCGCGACTTCCCGGCGGGCACCGAGTTCGTCGCTCCCGACGGCAAGTCCTACCGCGCGACCAGCGCGTTCTCGCTGCCGCCCGCGGCCAAGGTGATCGCCCGCGACGGCAGCGCGACCGTCACGGCGAGCGAGACCGTGGTCTGGGTGGAGTCGATCGTCGAGGGCGCCCCCGGCGTCACCGCCGACCCGGCGCAGTACGCGATCACCGGGCTCTCCGGCCCCGATGCGGAGAACTACTACGGCCTCGCCGAGGCGATGGACCTGGACAAGCAGGACTACCAGGGCATCGCCGACTCCTTCGAGTTCGACCCGGTCACCGAGGAGTACGTGCGCGTCGGGGACATGAAGCACAAGCGCTGGTACCCCACCCTCACGCCGCTGTCGGACGGCACCGTGCTCTCGGTGTCGGGCCTCGACGGCACCGGCACGATCCTGCCCGGGCAGAACGAGGTCTACGACCCGGCCACGAAGGAGTGGACGGAGCGGCCCGACCTGTTCCGCTACTTCCCGACCTACCCCGCGCTGTTCCAGACCGCGACGCCCGGCGAGCTGTTCTTCACCGGCTCCAGCACGGGCTACGGCCCGGCCGAGGAGGGGCGCACACCCGGCTTCTGGAACCTCGACGACAACACGTTCGTACCGGTCCCGGGCCTGCGCGACCCCGACATGATGGAGACCTCCGGATCCGTGTGGGCCGGTCCCGTGCAGGACCAGCGGATGCTCGTCGTCGGCGGTGGCGGCGTCGGCGAGTCGCCGCGGTCGACCGCGCGCACCGACGTCATCGACCTCGCGGCCGAGGCGCCGGCGTACACGCCCGGGCCGGACCTGCCCGCGCCCACGCGCTACCCGAACGTCGTCACGCTGCCGACCGACGACATCCTCATCGCGGGCGGGTCGCGCGACTACCGCGGCAAGGGGCAGAGCCACAACTTCGTGGCCAGCCTCTACACGCCCTCGTCGAACACCCTGCGGCCCGCCGCGGAGTCCTCGGTCGGGCGCGACTACCACTCCGCGGGCCTGCTGCTGCCCAACGGCCAGGTGATCGTGCTGGGCGGCGACGCGCTGTTCTCCGACCCGCTCAACACCCGCGACGCCGACTTCGAGCACCGCATCGAGATCTTCACCCCGCCCTACATGTTCCAGGGGCCGCGGCCGGAGATCACCGACGCGGCGGCCACCGTCGGGCTGGGCCAGACGCTGACGGTGTCCACGCCGGACGCCGCCCGCATCGACCGTGCGCGGCTGGTACGGCCCAGCGCGGCCACGCACGTCACCGACCTGGAGCAGCGCACGGTCGCCCTCGACGTCACGGACAACCCCGACGGGACGCTCGGCCTGGCCGTGCCCGCCGAGCCGACGCTCGTGCCGCCGGGCTTCTACATGCTCTTCCTCGTCGACGACGCCGGTGTGCCGTCGGTGGCGCGGTGGGTGCAGGTCCAGTGA
- a CDS encoding glycosyltransferase family 2 protein, which yields MQESPTIGPETGGFAVRDFSRLSGDVVEPGPGYRVRYRGVHASSGRRAWAVSLLIITLNVLFEAAFVYWLLQPAHTPEIDETRPWTVVANIFVIASIALVEGLRLINVFSLSLASVLARDPVPVRPDPRLRVAFLTTIVPGKEPLEMVQATLQAARRIRHDGLFHVWLLDEGDDPAVRAMCQAEGVRHFSRKGIPEYNQPTGHFKAKTKHGNYNAWVDRYGHRYEVFLSVDPDHVPLPNYAERMLGYFRDPDVAFVVGPQCYANVDNFVTKGAESQQFPFHSVIQRAANAYQAPMLVGTNNAIRIDALVCIGGLADSITEDMATGLAMHSRRNPVTGAKWKSVYTPDVVAVGEGPSSWSDYFSQQLRWSRGTFEILSGPFWKRLRRLSPGRVLHYVLITTFYPSMAIGWILGSVNAVLYLTLGVSGIVVPPQLWLALYIDATAFQLWVYIRNRRYNVSPYEKENSPGVRGMAMSVLSAPIYASSLIATLLRRPAKFVVTPKSDAATQDRLVTFRRHLQWTVLLGCALGASVVLGYANIDVMMWPALALLISLTPVALWWLNADVQRSAATGADVVDAAVDADPVALASADRDHDLDDEGPDAGPRRTSLRGETIRPRGTARPRTAADAGAAARIPRPAPPAEHRSAGRAPMPDRPSAPQRPGQVPPRPRVPVSAGPRVPHQADPGRRGAPPVPRPPMRPEPGPHRAGVPAAATAARPSEDLSPVPGGLPMIPRVTPAPRPVPATEKESDPS from the coding sequence GTGCAGGAGAGCCCGACCATCGGTCCGGAGACCGGTGGTTTCGCCGTTCGCGACTTCAGCCGGTTGTCCGGTGACGTCGTCGAGCCCGGTCCCGGCTACCGGGTCCGCTACCGCGGGGTGCACGCGTCGTCGGGCCGCCGCGCGTGGGCGGTGTCGCTGCTGATCATCACGCTGAACGTGTTGTTCGAGGCGGCCTTCGTCTACTGGCTGCTGCAGCCCGCGCACACGCCGGAGATCGACGAGACCCGCCCGTGGACGGTGGTCGCGAACATCTTCGTGATCGCGTCCATCGCGCTCGTCGAGGGTCTGCGGCTGATCAACGTCTTCTCGCTGTCGCTGGCCTCGGTGCTCGCCCGGGACCCGGTCCCGGTGCGCCCGGACCCCCGCCTGCGCGTCGCGTTCCTCACCACCATCGTCCCCGGCAAGGAGCCGCTGGAGATGGTGCAGGCCACGCTGCAGGCCGCGCGCCGGATCCGGCACGACGGGCTGTTCCACGTCTGGCTGCTCGACGAGGGCGACGACCCCGCCGTCCGCGCGATGTGCCAGGCCGAGGGCGTGCGGCACTTCAGCCGCAAGGGCATCCCCGAGTACAACCAGCCGACCGGCCACTTCAAGGCGAAGACCAAGCACGGCAACTACAACGCCTGGGTCGACCGCTACGGCCACCGCTACGAGGTCTTCCTCTCCGTCGACCCCGACCACGTGCCGCTGCCCAACTACGCGGAGCGGATGCTCGGCTACTTCCGCGACCCCGACGTCGCGTTCGTCGTGGGCCCGCAGTGCTACGCCAACGTCGACAACTTCGTCACCAAGGGCGCCGAGAGCCAGCAGTTCCCGTTCCACAGCGTGATCCAGCGCGCCGCCAACGCCTACCAGGCGCCGATGCTGGTGGGCACGAACAACGCGATCCGGATCGACGCGCTGGTCTGCATCGGCGGGCTGGCCGACTCGATCACCGAGGACATGGCCACCGGGCTCGCGATGCACTCCCGCCGCAACCCGGTCACCGGGGCGAAGTGGAAGTCGGTCTACACGCCCGACGTCGTCGCCGTCGGCGAGGGCCCGTCGTCCTGGAGCGACTACTTCAGCCAGCAGCTGCGCTGGTCGCGCGGCACGTTCGAGATCCTGTCCGGGCCGTTCTGGAAGCGGCTGCGCCGGCTCTCGCCCGGCCGGGTGCTGCACTACGTGCTGATCACGACGTTCTACCCGTCGATGGCGATCGGCTGGATCCTCGGCTCGGTCAACGCCGTGCTCTACCTGACGCTCGGCGTGTCCGGCATCGTCGTGCCGCCGCAGCTGTGGCTCGCGCTCTACATCGACGCCACCGCGTTCCAGCTGTGGGTCTACATCCGCAACCGGCGCTACAACGTCAGCCCGTACGAGAAGGAGAACTCGCCGGGCGTGCGCGGGATGGCGATGTCGGTCCTCTCCGCGCCCATCTACGCGAGCTCGCTGATCGCCACGCTGCTGCGCCGCCCGGCGAAGTTCGTCGTCACGCCCAAGAGCGACGCCGCCACGCAGGACCGGCTGGTCACGTTCCGCCGGCACCTGCAGTGGACGGTGCTGCTGGGGTGCGCGCTCGGCGCGTCGGTCGTGCTCGGCTACGCCAACATCGACGTGATGATGTGGCCCGCACTGGCGCTGCTGATCAGCCTCACGCCGGTGGCGCTGTGGTGGCTCAACGCCGACGTGCAGCGCAGCGCGGCCACCGGGGCCGACGTCGTCGACGCCGCGGTGGACGCCGACCCGGTCGCTCTGGCGAGCGCCGACCGCGACCACGACCTCGACGACGAGGGTCCCGACGCCGGTCCGCGCCGCACCTCGCTGCGCGGGGAGACGATCCGCCCGCGCGGCACCGCCCGGCCGCGCACCGCGGCCGACGCCGGTGCGGCCGCCCGCATCCCGCGGCCAGCCCCGCCCGCGGAGCACCGGTCCGCCGGTCGCGCCCCGATGCCCGACCGCCCCTCGGCGCCCCAGCGGCCGGGGCAGGTCCCGCCGCGCCCGCGGGTTCCGGTGTCGGCCGGACCGCGCGTGCCGCACCAGGCCGACCCGGGCCGCCGGGGCGCGCCGCCCGTGCCGCGCCCGCCGATGCGGCCCGAGCCCGGGCCGCACCGCGCCGGCGTCCCCGCCGCGGCCACCGCCGCGCGCCCGTCCGAGGACCTGTCGCCCGTCCCCGGCGGCCTCCCGATGATCCCGCGGGTCACCCCCGCCCCCCGGCCGGTCCCGGCCACCGAGAAGGAGAGTGACCCCTCGTGA
- a CDS encoding catalase: MTEPRYTTTDGGAPVASDEHSLTLGPNGPILLQDHYLIEQMAAFNRERIPERQPHAKGGGAFGEFTTTEDVSRFTRAALYQPGVSTRTLIRFSTVAGERGSPDTWRDPRGFSLKHYTTEGNYDMVGNNVPIFFIRDPLKFQHFIRSQKRRAANNLRDHDMQWDFWTLSPESAHMLTWLMGDRGIPRTWRHMNGYSSHTYMWTNAGGEKFWVKYHYKTDQGIEFLTQDEGDELAGSDADFHQRDLYDTIESGGRPSWTLHVQVMPFADATTYRFNPFDLTKVWPHADYPLIKVGTLVLDRNVTDYHTEMEQAAFEPNNLVPGIGLSPDKMLLGRGFAYADAHRARLGVNYKQIPVNAPVVPVHSYSKDGAMRVTNVSDPVYAPNSYGGPQANPALTDDAGLWYADGEMVRTAYTLRAEDDDFGQAASMVRDVLDDDERARLVDNVAGHLADGVSPEVLARALEYWRQIDKEIGDRIEAAHRALAV, translated from the coding sequence GTGACCGAACCGCGGTACACGACGACCGACGGCGGTGCACCGGTGGCGAGCGACGAGCACTCGCTCACCCTCGGCCCGAACGGACCGATCCTGCTGCAGGACCACTACCTGATCGAGCAGATGGCGGCGTTCAACCGGGAGCGCATCCCGGAGCGCCAGCCGCACGCCAAGGGGGGTGGCGCGTTCGGGGAGTTCACGACGACCGAGGACGTCAGCCGCTTCACCCGCGCCGCGCTCTACCAGCCCGGCGTCTCGACGCGGACGCTGATCCGCTTCTCGACCGTGGCGGGCGAGCGGGGCAGCCCCGACACCTGGCGCGACCCGCGCGGCTTCTCCCTCAAGCACTACACGACCGAGGGCAACTACGACATGGTCGGCAACAACGTGCCGATCTTCTTCATCCGCGACCCGCTGAAGTTCCAGCACTTCATCCGGAGCCAGAAGCGCCGCGCGGCCAACAACCTGCGCGACCACGACATGCAGTGGGACTTCTGGACGCTCTCGCCCGAGTCGGCGCACATGCTGACCTGGCTGATGGGCGACCGCGGGATCCCGAGGACGTGGCGCCACATGAACGGCTACTCCAGCCACACGTACATGTGGACCAACGCGGGCGGGGAGAAGTTCTGGGTCAAGTACCACTACAAGACCGACCAGGGCATCGAGTTCCTCACCCAGGACGAGGGCGACGAGCTCGCGGGCTCCGACGCCGACTTCCACCAGCGCGACCTGTACGACACGATCGAGAGCGGCGGGCGCCCGAGCTGGACGCTGCACGTGCAGGTGATGCCCTTCGCGGACGCCACGACCTACCGGTTCAACCCGTTCGACCTCACGAAGGTGTGGCCGCACGCGGACTACCCGTTGATCAAGGTCGGGACGCTGGTGCTGGACCGCAACGTCACCGACTACCACACGGAGATGGAGCAGGCGGCCTTCGAGCCGAACAACCTGGTCCCCGGGATCGGGCTCTCGCCGGACAAGATGCTGCTCGGCCGCGGCTTCGCCTACGCCGACGCGCACCGCGCCCGGCTCGGGGTCAACTACAAGCAGATCCCGGTCAACGCGCCGGTCGTGCCGGTGCACAGCTACTCCAAGGACGGCGCCATGCGCGTCACCAACGTGAGCGACCCCGTCTACGCGCCGAACTCCTACGGCGGACCGCAGGCGAACCCGGCGCTGACCGACGACGCCGGCCTCTGGTACGCCGACGGCGAGATGGTCCGCACCGCGTACACGCTGCGCGCGGAGGACGACGACTTCGGCCAGGCCGCGTCGATGGTCCGGGACGTGCTCGACGACGACGAGCGCGCCCGGCTGGTCGACAACGTCGCCGGCCACCTGGCCGACGGCGTCAGCCCGGAGGTGCTGGCCAGAGCGCTCGAGTACTGGCGCCAGATCGACAAGGAGATCGGCGACCGCATCGAGGCGGCCCACCGCGCGCTGGCGGTGTGA
- a CDS encoding MFS transporter, with protein MVTTTPGGLAGFRTVLAIPGVAPLMALALVARIPASAAAITLTLHVVLTLDLGYAAAGAVGAASTIGMAVAAPLLGRVVDRRGLRPVLVLTSASAAVFWGVAHLLSYPALLVGALLAGVLGMPVYSVIRQSLAAMVPEEHRRPAFSLDSMSVEVSYIVGPALGSLLVIGLGSTAATWAVGAGWVASGIAFWVLDPRTRAGSAEDDGPPPSVRTWLDRRLLGALLATSAAVLVVFGTELSVIASVQATGPVYAIALVNAVWCLASIVGGFLYGAARRSYPVFALVALLGLATLPVALGGVWWSFALLLVPAGLMCAPALAATSEAVSRLAPEAARGVVTGLHGSAITLGAAAGTPLAGVLVDVTGPAVAVVAVGTLGVAAAGVAALLAGARTTEPPHPGVAAAPTV; from the coding sequence ATGGTCACGACCACCCCGGGCGGCCTCGCGGGCTTCCGCACGGTGCTGGCGATCCCCGGCGTCGCCCCGCTGATGGCGCTCGCCCTCGTCGCACGCATCCCCGCGTCCGCCGCCGCGATCACGCTGACGCTGCACGTCGTGCTGACCCTGGACCTGGGCTACGCGGCCGCGGGGGCCGTCGGGGCGGCCAGCACGATCGGGATGGCCGTCGCCGCGCCGCTGCTCGGGCGCGTGGTCGACCGGCGCGGGCTGCGGCCGGTGCTGGTCCTCACCAGCGCGTCCGCCGCGGTGTTCTGGGGCGTCGCGCACCTGCTGAGCTACCCCGCGCTGCTGGTGGGCGCGCTGCTCGCCGGGGTGCTGGGGATGCCGGTGTACTCGGTGATCCGCCAGTCGCTGGCCGCGATGGTGCCCGAGGAGCACCGCCGCCCGGCGTTCTCGCTCGACTCGATGTCGGTCGAGGTCTCCTACATCGTCGGGCCCGCGCTCGGCTCGCTGCTCGTGATCGGGCTGGGCAGCACCGCGGCGACGTGGGCGGTCGGCGCCGGCTGGGTCGCCTCGGGGATCGCCTTCTGGGTGCTCGACCCGCGCACCCGGGCGGGTTCGGCCGAGGACGACGGCCCGCCGCCGTCCGTGCGCACCTGGCTCGACCGGCGGCTGCTCGGCGCGCTGCTCGCCACCTCCGCCGCGGTGCTCGTGGTCTTCGGCACGGAGCTGTCGGTGATCGCGAGCGTGCAGGCGACCGGGCCGGTGTACGCGATCGCGCTGGTCAACGCCGTGTGGTGCCTGGCGTCGATCGTCGGGGGCTTCCTCTACGGCGCCGCGCGGCGGTCGTACCCGGTCTTCGCGCTGGTCGCGCTGCTCGGCCTCGCCACGCTGCCGGTGGCGCTGGGCGGGGTGTGGTGGAGCTTCGCGCTGCTCCTCGTGCCGGCCGGGCTGATGTGCGCGCCCGCGCTGGCGGCCACGTCGGAGGCGGTGAGCCGGCTGGCCCCGGAGGCCGCGCGCGGCGTCGTCACCGGGTTGCACGGCTCGGCCATCACGCTCGGCGCCGCCGCGGGCACCCCGCTCGCCGGGGTGCTGGTCGACGTGACGGGCCCGGCCGTGGCGGTGGTCGCGGTCGGGACGCTCGGCGTCGCGGCGGCCGGGGTGGCGGCGCTGCTCGCCGGCGCGCGCACGACGGAGCCGCCGCACCCGGGGGTGGCGGCGGCTCCGACGGTCTGA
- a CDS encoding ABC transporter ATP-binding protein encodes MASITFDAATRTYPGAAHPAVDALDLDITDGEFLVLVGPSGCGKSTSLRMLAGLEEVTGGRILIGDKDVTHLPPKDRDIAMVFQNYALYPHMTVADNMGFALKIAGMGKEEIRKRVEEAAKILDLDSYLDRKPKALSGGQRQRVAMGRAIVRSPQVFLMDEPLSNLDAKLRVQTRTQIAALQRRLATTTVYVTHDQVEAMTMGDRVAVLKDGLLQQVDTPRNLYDRPDNVFVAGFIGSPAMNLADVTVTDEGAEIGGHVLPLQRSVRSALSAEGARTATLGFRPESIAVVGDGEGIPFEVVVVEELGSDAFAYGSLKVDDGPSGGDGKLLTVRVDARTPPRKGEIIHLSIRPGEEHVFSPGTGSRIAPAEG; translated from the coding sequence ATGGCCAGCATCACGTTCGACGCTGCCACGCGCACGTACCCGGGTGCCGCGCACCCCGCCGTCGACGCCCTCGACCTCGACATCACCGACGGCGAGTTCCTCGTCCTCGTCGGCCCGTCGGGCTGCGGGAAGTCCACCTCCCTGCGCATGCTCGCGGGGCTGGAGGAGGTCACCGGCGGGCGCATCCTGATCGGCGACAAGGACGTCACGCACCTGCCGCCCAAGGACCGCGACATCGCGATGGTGTTCCAGAACTACGCGCTGTACCCGCACATGACCGTGGCCGACAACATGGGCTTCGCGCTCAAGATCGCGGGCATGGGCAAGGAGGAGATCCGCAAGCGCGTCGAGGAGGCCGCGAAGATCCTCGACCTCGACAGCTACCTCGACCGCAAGCCCAAGGCCCTCTCGGGCGGCCAGCGCCAGCGCGTCGCGATGGGCCGCGCGATCGTCCGCAGCCCGCAGGTCTTCCTCATGGACGAGCCGCTGTCGAACCTCGACGCCAAGCTGCGCGTGCAGACCCGCACCCAGATCGCGGCGCTGCAGCGGCGCCTGGCCACCACCACCGTCTACGTCACCCACGACCAGGTCGAGGCCATGACGATGGGCGACCGCGTGGCGGTGCTCAAGGACGGGCTGCTCCAGCAGGTCGACACCCCGCGCAACCTCTACGACCGGCCCGACAACGTCTTCGTCGCCGGCTTCATCGGCTCGCCCGCGATGAACCTGGCGGACGTCACCGTCACCGACGAGGGCGCGGAGATCGGCGGGCACGTCCTGCCGCTGCAGCGCTCGGTCCGCTCGGCGCTGTCGGCCGAGGGCGCGCGCACGGCCACCCTCGGGTTCCGTCCCGAGTCGATCGCGGTGGTCGGCGACGGCGAGGGCATCCCGTTCGAGGTCGTCGTGGTGGAGGAGCTCGGGTCCGACGCGTTCGCCTACGGCAGCCTCAAGGTCGACGACGGCCCCTCGGGCGGCGACGGCAAGCTGCTCACCGTGCGCGTCGACGCCCGGACGCCCCCGCGCAAGGGCGAGATCATCCACCTGAGCATCCGCCCGGGCGAGGAGCACGTCTTCTCGCCGGGCACCGGCTCGCGGATCGCGCCCGCCGAGGGCTGA